One window from the genome of Amycolatopsis sp. NBC_01480 encodes:
- a CDS encoding ABC transporter ATP-binding protein, with the protein MATITYDKASRRYAGTDRPAVDALELEIADGEFLVLVGPSGSGKSTALRMLAGLEDIDDGAVWIGDRDVTQLPPRSRDIAMVFQNYALYPHMTVAQNMGFALKIAGRPASEIKQKVLDAAKLLDIEDYLDRKPKALSGGQRQRVAMGRAIVREPQVFLMDEPLSNLDAKLRVSTRTQIAALQRRLGVTTVYVTHDQVEAMTMGDRVAVLSDGLLQQCDTPRALYDHPANVFVAGFIGSPAMNLASAKLTADGAEVGGASVPLSREIVSAADGDTITLGFRPESLEVTTDTDGTLPMKVELVEELGSDAYVYGKLAGEDAAGTQSNVVARVDPRTPPKMGDTLHLRIRPDELHVFSGTTGLRLP; encoded by the coding sequence ATGGCCACCATCACTTACGACAAGGCGTCCCGGCGCTACGCCGGGACCGACCGGCCCGCTGTCGACGCGCTCGAGCTGGAGATCGCCGACGGCGAGTTCCTGGTGCTCGTCGGCCCGTCCGGCTCCGGCAAGTCGACCGCCCTGCGCATGCTCGCGGGCCTCGAGGACATCGACGACGGCGCCGTGTGGATCGGCGACCGCGACGTCACCCAGCTGCCGCCGCGCTCGCGTGACATCGCGATGGTCTTCCAGAACTACGCGCTGTACCCGCACATGACCGTGGCGCAGAACATGGGCTTCGCGCTGAAGATCGCGGGCCGCCCGGCGTCGGAGATCAAGCAGAAGGTGCTCGACGCCGCGAAGCTGCTCGACATCGAGGACTACCTCGACCGCAAGCCGAAGGCGCTCTCCGGTGGCCAGCGCCAGCGCGTCGCCATGGGCCGCGCGATCGTGCGCGAGCCGCAGGTGTTCCTGATGGACGAGCCACTGTCCAATCTGGACGCGAAGCTGCGCGTGTCCACCCGCACGCAGATCGCCGCGCTGCAGCGCCGCCTCGGCGTCACCACCGTGTACGTCACGCACGACCAGGTCGAGGCCATGACGATGGGCGACCGCGTCGCGGTGCTGTCCGACGGCCTGCTCCAGCAGTGCGACACCCCGCGCGCGCTGTACGACCACCCGGCGAACGTGTTCGTCGCGGGCTTCATCGGCTCGCCGGCCATGAACCTGGCCTCGGCGAAGCTGACCGCGGACGGCGCCGAGGTCGGCGGCGCGAGCGTGCCGCTCAGCCGCGAGATCGTCAGCGCGGCCGACGGCGACACGATCACCCTGGGCTTCCGTCCGGAGTCGCTCGAGGTGACCACGGACACCGACGGCACCCTGCCGATGAAGGTCGAGCTGGTCGAGGAGCTGGGCTCGGACGCGTACGTCTACGGCAAGCTGGCCGGCGAGGACGCCGCGGGCACGCAGTCCAACGTCGTCGCGCGGGTGGACCCGCGCACACCGCCGAAGATGGGCGACACCCTGCACCTGCGGATCCGTCCCGACGAGCTGCATGTGTTCTCCGGCACTACCGGGCTGCGGCTCCCCTGA
- the alr gene encoding alanine racemase has protein sequence MTASFPRAEVVIDLDALRHNVTLLAERAPGAELMAVVKADAYGHGALPVARAAIDAGATWLGTCSLGEALDLRHGGITTRLLSWLDVPTADFAPGIEADVDLAASSVDELRRIADAAGQAGKRARVHLKIDTGLSRNGCPPAAWPELVEAAAAEPRVDVVAIWSHLACADEPGHPSVDAQAKRFSEAFDIARAAGLEPLRHLANSAAVLTRPDLHFDLVRTGIAMYGLNPVPQKENLRPVMSFRSAVALTKPLPAGESVSYGHTWTAERDTTLALVPVGYGDGVPRSLSGKMDVWLGGRRRPVAGRVCMDQLVVDCGDDVPAVGDEVVLFGAGEAGAPTAREWADKLGTIDYEIVTSMYRPRVRRRYLGGPA, from the coding sequence ATGACTGCCAGTTTCCCGCGGGCCGAGGTCGTGATCGACCTCGACGCCCTGCGCCACAACGTCACCCTGCTGGCCGAGCGCGCCCCGGGCGCCGAGCTGATGGCCGTGGTCAAGGCCGACGCGTACGGCCATGGCGCGCTGCCCGTCGCGCGCGCCGCGATCGACGCCGGGGCCACCTGGCTGGGCACCTGCTCGCTGGGTGAGGCGCTGGACCTGCGCCACGGCGGCATCACCACCCGGCTGCTGAGCTGGCTCGACGTGCCGACCGCCGATTTCGCGCCCGGGATCGAGGCGGACGTCGATCTCGCCGCCAGCTCCGTCGACGAGCTCCGCCGCATCGCGGACGCCGCCGGTCAGGCCGGCAAGCGCGCGCGGGTGCACCTCAAGATCGACACCGGGCTCTCCCGCAACGGCTGCCCGCCCGCCGCGTGGCCGGAGCTGGTCGAGGCCGCGGCCGCCGAGCCGCGGGTGGACGTCGTCGCCATCTGGTCGCACCTGGCCTGCGCGGACGAGCCGGGCCACCCTTCGGTCGACGCGCAGGCGAAGCGCTTCTCGGAGGCGTTCGACATCGCCCGCGCCGCCGGGCTGGAGCCGCTGCGCCACCTGGCCAACTCCGCCGCCGTGCTGACCCGGCCGGACCTGCACTTCGACCTGGTGCGCACCGGCATCGCGATGTACGGGCTCAATCCCGTGCCACAGAAGGAAAACCTGCGCCCGGTGATGTCGTTCCGCTCCGCCGTGGCGCTGACCAAACCGCTGCCCGCCGGCGAGTCCGTCTCTTATGGACACACGTGGACCGCCGAGCGCGACACCACGCTGGCGCTGGTGCCCGTCGGGTACGGGGACGGGGTGCCGCGGTCGCTGTCCGGCAAGATGGACGTCTGGCTGGGCGGGCGGCGCCGTCCGGTGGCCGGGCGGGTGTGCATGGACCAGCTGGTGGTCGACTGCGGTGACGACGTGCCCGCGGTCGGCGACGAGGTCGTCCTGTTCGGCGCCGGCGAGGCCGGGGCGCCCACCGCGCGGGAATGGGCCGACAAACTCGGCACCATCGACTACGAGATCGTGACCTCGATGTACCGGCCGCGCGTGCGCCGGCGGTATCTGGGAGGACCGGCGTGA
- a CDS encoding alpha/beta fold hydrolase has product MTPSRRLWAIVGGVGAVATGTAAAALVAAQQRRHSEDPYVDERLGELKPDRTSTVAAEDGTPLSVEEIDPEDGGTPELTVVGVHGFALSRRCWHFQRRDLATLRLPRVRQVYYDHRGHGLSGQASAETSTIEQLAHDLDSVLRAMVPEGPIVLIGHSMGGMVIMELAAEHPELFEDRVLGVAFIATAAGEIGSRGLPRPLLSKYNPLTRGVGNLAGWQPGLVEFVRAAGGQLTRQAVRRLAFGSREVSPRLVDFMLQMLDLTPVRGLVNFVDTLGSHNRYAALAGLKHAEVLVIGGDSDRFTPFAHAERIAAELPEAELVRVRGAGHMVLLEQPELVTSHLIDLLQRCFGSAAPNRRNWWWKR; this is encoded by the coding sequence GTGACACCTTCACGGAGACTGTGGGCCATCGTCGGCGGTGTGGGCGCCGTGGCGACCGGCACCGCGGCCGCGGCGCTCGTCGCCGCGCAGCAGCGCAGGCACAGTGAGGACCCGTACGTGGACGAGCGGCTCGGCGAGCTGAAGCCCGACCGCACCTCGACCGTCGCGGCCGAGGACGGCACGCCGCTTTCGGTCGAGGAGATCGATCCGGAGGACGGGGGGACACCGGAGCTGACGGTCGTCGGCGTGCACGGTTTCGCGCTCTCGCGCCGTTGCTGGCATTTCCAGCGCCGGGACCTGGCGACGCTGCGGCTGCCGCGGGTGCGGCAGGTGTACTACGACCACCGCGGCCACGGGCTGTCCGGCCAGGCGTCGGCGGAGACCAGCACCATCGAGCAGCTGGCGCACGACCTCGACAGCGTGCTGCGGGCGATGGTGCCCGAGGGTCCGATCGTCCTCATCGGACACTCCATGGGCGGCATGGTGATCATGGAGCTGGCCGCGGAGCACCCGGAGCTGTTCGAAGACCGCGTGCTCGGCGTCGCGTTCATCGCCACCGCGGCGGGCGAAATCGGCTCGCGCGGGCTGCCGCGGCCGCTGCTGTCCAAGTACAACCCGCTCACGCGCGGCGTCGGCAATCTGGCCGGCTGGCAGCCGGGGCTGGTGGAGTTCGTGCGCGCGGCGGGCGGCCAGCTCACGCGCCAGGCGGTGCGACGGCTGGCGTTCGGCAGCCGCGAGGTCTCGCCGCGGCTGGTCGACTTCATGCTGCAGATGCTGGACCTGACGCCGGTGCGCGGGCTGGTGAACTTCGTCGACACCCTCGGCAGCCACAACCGCTACGCCGCGCTGGCCGGCCTGAAACACGCCGAGGTGCTGGTGATCGGCGGCGACTCCGACCGGTTCACGCCGTTCGCGCACGCCGAGCGCATCGCCGCCGAGCTGCCCGAGGCGGAGCTGGTGCGCGTGCGCGGGGCCGGGCACATGGTGCTGCTGGAGCAGCCCGAGCTGGTCACCAGCCATCTGATCGACCTGTTGCAGCGCTGTTTCGGCAGCGCGGCCCCGAACCGGCGGAACTGGTGGTGGAAACGGTGA
- the tsaE gene encoding tRNA (adenosine(37)-N6)-threonylcarbamoyltransferase complex ATPase subunit type 1 TsaE, with the protein MSFLFATPEDTMAFGRALGASLRAGDLVLLAGPLGAGKTTLTRGIADGLGVGGRVSSPTFVLARVHPAGTAGVPLVHVDAYRLGGDLSQLDDLDLDTDLERSAVVVEWGEGTADRLSDDYLVVRLDRRDDDVRVVELEPHGTWAARRLVSV; encoded by the coding sequence GTGAGCTTCCTGTTCGCGACCCCCGAGGACACGATGGCGTTCGGCCGGGCGCTGGGCGCGTCGTTGCGCGCGGGCGACCTGGTGCTGCTCGCCGGGCCGCTCGGCGCGGGCAAGACGACGCTGACCCGCGGCATCGCGGACGGCCTCGGCGTCGGCGGGCGGGTCAGCTCGCCGACGTTCGTGCTGGCCCGCGTGCACCCGGCCGGAACCGCGGGCGTGCCGTTGGTCCACGTCGACGCGTACCGGCTGGGCGGCGACCTTTCGCAGCTCGACGACCTCGACCTGGACACGGATCTGGAGCGTTCCGCCGTGGTCGTCGAGTGGGGCGAGGGCACGGCGGACCGCCTGTCGGACGACTACCTGGTCGTCCGCCTCGACCGCCGCGACGACGACGTGCGCGTGGTGGAGCTGGAGCCGCACGGCACCTGGGCCGCACGCCGGCTCGTGAGTGTTTAA
- a CDS encoding squalene cyclase — MTDWLLDSDPALRWQVERDLRHEPPEVWEATRARVATEGFGARLLALQDPDGQWAGGAFFPAGFRGGEDGQPWTATTWSLNSLREWGLDPAVLRARRTAELIAENSRWEYDNLPYWGGEVDCCINSWTVLNGLWLGADVTGIVDWFVEHRLPDGGWNCEWVEGSTRSSVHSTLNTLKGLLAYDIATGGTDATREARRSGEEYLLQRKLFRRLSTGEPVADWVDRFAYPFRWFYNVLNAAEYFREASLFDGTPPDPRMAEAIELIRAARQPDGSWLQGRRHPGRVWFEVDVPAGEPSKWLTLSGTRVLDWWQKGS; from the coding sequence GTGACCGACTGGCTTCTCGACTCGGACCCGGCGCTGCGCTGGCAGGTCGAGCGCGACCTGCGCCACGAGCCGCCCGAGGTGTGGGAGGCGACGCGGGCCAGGGTCGCGACCGAGGGCTTCGGCGCGCGCCTGCTCGCGCTGCAGGACCCGGACGGCCAGTGGGCGGGCGGCGCGTTTTTCCCGGCGGGCTTCCGCGGCGGCGAGGACGGCCAGCCGTGGACCGCCACGACCTGGTCGCTCAACTCCCTCCGGGAATGGGGCCTCGACCCCGCGGTCCTGCGGGCGCGCCGCACGGCCGAGCTGATCGCGGAGAACAGCCGCTGGGAGTACGACAACCTGCCGTACTGGGGCGGCGAGGTCGACTGCTGCATCAACTCCTGGACGGTGCTGAACGGCCTGTGGCTGGGCGCCGACGTCACCGGCATCGTCGACTGGTTCGTCGAGCACCGGCTGCCCGACGGCGGCTGGAACTGCGAATGGGTCGAGGGCTCAACGCGTTCGTCAGTCCACTCGACACTGAACACGCTCAAGGGCTTGCTCGCGTACGACATCGCGACCGGGGGCACGGACGCGACGCGCGAGGCCCGTCGCTCCGGCGAGGAATACCTGTTGCAGCGTAAGCTTTTCCGCCGTCTGTCCACGGGTGAACCGGTCGCGGACTGGGTGGACCGGTTCGCGTATCCGTTCCGCTGGTTCTACAACGTGCTGAACGCGGCCGAGTACTTCCGCGAGGCCTCGCTGTTCGACGGCACCCCGCCGGATCCGCGGATGGCCGAGGCGATCGAGCTGATCCGCGCCGCCCGGCAGCCGGACGGCAGCTGGCTCCAGGGCCGCCGCCACCCTGGCCGGGTGTGGTTCGAGGTCGACGTGCCGGCGGGCGAGCCGTCCAAGTGGCTCACGCTGTCGGGCACCCGGGTCCTGGACTGGTGGCAAAAGGGCTCGTGA
- a CDS encoding carboxyl transferase domain-containing protein codes for MRPPAREVIAAVSTGFEELRVSSVDTDGPDGPIDWPGYGVARAAAEERSGESESVVVGTAKVGDVETVLITWEFGFLGGSIGQRTGDRVEAAFAKARELKLPVVSLIATGGSRMQHGMRALSQLQRIARASAAARKDGVAQISVLRDPTTGGGWATLGASADVVLGLPEAQVGFAGSRVRPATSPSEAYTAEAKYEWGQIDQLVEPEDLADVLARWLFLLTARSTEAVPPPKALGTVEPPESGWDAVRAARASSRARAAKYLNSYFDWRETINGDRAGGVDEGVLCGFGRRDGRAVAYAAQCGTATRPAGFRTAARLVRLASRLGIPVLTLVDTPGAANDEDAEQTGVGAAIAELFEAIATAEVPVTTLVIGEGGSGGAMAFAAPGSSWVAPDAYFSVTSPEAAAAILKRPMTEIPEIADRLRLRPADLVELGIANGIVQPADGAAS; via the coding sequence ATGAGGCCCCCGGCCCGTGAGGTGATCGCCGCCGTTTCGACCGGCTTCGAGGAACTGAGGGTGTCCTCTGTGGACACTGACGGCCCGGACGGCCCGATCGACTGGCCCGGCTACGGCGTGGCGCGCGCCGCGGCGGAAGAGCGCAGCGGCGAATCCGAGTCGGTGGTCGTCGGCACGGCGAAGGTCGGCGACGTCGAAACGGTGCTGATCACCTGGGAGTTCGGCTTCCTCGGCGGCTCGATCGGGCAGCGCACCGGCGACCGGGTGGAGGCCGCGTTCGCCAAGGCCCGCGAGCTGAAGCTGCCCGTGGTCTCGCTGATCGCGACCGGCGGCAGCCGCATGCAGCACGGCATGCGCGCGCTCTCGCAGCTGCAGCGGATCGCGCGGGCTTCGGCGGCAGCGCGGAAAGACGGCGTCGCGCAGATCTCCGTGCTGCGCGACCCGACGACGGGTGGCGGCTGGGCGACGCTCGGCGCGAGCGCCGACGTGGTGCTCGGGCTGCCGGAGGCTCAGGTCGGCTTCGCCGGCTCGCGGGTGCGGCCCGCGACGTCGCCTTCGGAGGCGTACACGGCGGAGGCCAAGTACGAGTGGGGCCAGATCGACCAGCTCGTGGAGCCCGAGGACCTGGCCGACGTGTTGGCGCGATGGCTCTTCCTGCTGACGGCCCGCTCGACCGAAGCCGTTCCGCCGCCTAAGGCATTGGGCACGGTGGAACCGCCCGAGTCGGGTTGGGACGCCGTACGCGCAGCGCGCGCGTCTTCCCGCGCCCGCGCCGCGAAGTACCTCAACAGCTACTTCGACTGGCGCGAAACGATCAACGGAGACCGCGCCGGCGGTGTCGACGAAGGCGTCCTGTGCGGCTTCGGACGGCGAGACGGCCGCGCGGTCGCGTACGCAGCACAGTGCGGCACCGCTACGCGCCCGGCGGGCTTCCGCACGGCGGCCCGTCTCGTGCGGCTGGCGTCCCGGCTGGGCATCCCGGTGCTGACGCTCGTCGACACCCCGGGCGCGGCCAACGACGAGGACGCGGAGCAGACCGGCGTCGGCGCGGCCATCGCGGAGCTGTTCGAGGCGATCGCGACCGCCGAAGTCCCCGTCACCACGCTGGTCATCGGCGAGGGCGGTTCGGGCGGCGCGATGGCCTTCGCGGCGCCGGGGTCGTCCTGGGTGGCGCCGGACGCGTACTTCTCCGTCACGTCACCGGAAGCGGCCGCGGCGATCCTGAAACGGCCGATGACCGAGATCCCGGAGATCGCCGACCGGCTGCGGCTGCGCCCGGCCGACCTGGTGGAGCTGGGCATCGCGAACGGCATCGTCCAGCCGGCGGACGGAGCGGCGTCGTGA
- a CDS encoding acyl-CoA synthetase gives MPDPLFPAITTGSDTEALRFGDRALSYAQLGAVAGALARELPGDRVAVWATSTLPTSVAVVAALLAGVPAVPVNPKIGERELAHIVADSKPSLVLAEPGVELPAGLAELPRLDVTLEGDGPVPEAEPDPESPALIVYTSGTTGPPKGVVLPRRAISSTLDALEDAWGWSASDVLVHALPLFHVHGLILGILGPLRRGGSVRHLGRFSTEGVARELADGATMMFGVPTMYHRIAETVANDSDLSTALRGARLLVSGSAALPVHDHQRITAATGQQVVERYGMTETLMNTSVRADGERKPGTVGVPLSGVDLRLVDEAGAAITDLETVGEIQVRGPNLFTEYLNRPDATAAALDGGWFRTGDMATRDADGYVKIVGRKATDLIKSGGYKIGAGEIENALLEHPGVAEAAVTGEPDDDLGERIVAWVVPDGERPSAEELADHVAKLLAPHKRPRVVRYLEALPRNDMGKILKRALG, from the coding sequence GTGCCCGATCCGCTGTTCCCCGCGATCACCACCGGTTCGGACACCGAGGCCTTGCGCTTCGGCGACCGGGCCCTCAGTTACGCACAGCTCGGCGCGGTCGCCGGCGCGCTGGCGCGTGAGCTGCCCGGCGACCGGGTGGCGGTGTGGGCGACGTCCACGCTGCCCACGAGTGTCGCCGTGGTCGCCGCGCTGCTCGCGGGGGTCCCCGCGGTGCCGGTGAACCCGAAGATCGGCGAGCGCGAGCTGGCGCACATCGTCGCCGACAGCAAACCCTCGCTGGTGCTGGCCGAACCGGGTGTCGAGCTGCCCGCGGGCCTGGCCGAATTGCCGCGCCTCGACGTCACCCTCGAAGGCGACGGCCCGGTGCCGGAAGCCGAGCCCGACCCGGAGTCACCCGCGCTGATCGTCTACACCTCCGGCACCACCGGCCCGCCCAAGGGCGTGGTGCTCCCCCGGCGCGCGATCTCCTCGACGCTCGACGCGCTGGAGGACGCGTGGGGGTGGAGCGCCTCAGACGTCCTCGTGCACGCACTCCCCCTGTTCCACGTGCACGGCCTGATCCTCGGCATCCTCGGCCCGCTGCGCCGCGGCGGCTCGGTGCGCCACCTCGGCCGGTTCTCGACCGAGGGCGTCGCGCGCGAGCTGGCGGACGGCGCCACGATGATGTTCGGCGTCCCGACGATGTATCACCGGATCGCGGAAACCGTCGCGAATGACAGCGATTTGTCGACCGCCCTGCGTGGCGCGCGGCTGCTGGTCTCGGGCTCGGCGGCGTTGCCGGTGCACGACCACCAGCGGATCACGGCGGCGACCGGGCAGCAGGTAGTGGAGCGTTACGGGATGACCGAGACGCTGATGAACACCAGCGTCCGCGCGGACGGCGAGCGCAAGCCGGGCACGGTCGGCGTCCCGCTGTCCGGGGTCGACCTGCGGCTGGTCGACGAAGCCGGCGCGGCGATCACCGACCTCGAGACCGTCGGGGAGATCCAGGTGCGCGGGCCCAACCTGTTCACCGAGTACCTGAACCGGCCGGACGCCACGGCCGCCGCGCTCGACGGCGGCTGGTTCCGCACCGGCGACATGGCCACCCGCGATGCCGACGGCTACGTGAAGATCGTCGGCCGCAAGGCCACCGACCTGATCAAGAGCGGCGGGTACAAGATCGGCGCGGGTGAGATCGAGAACGCGCTGCTGGAGCATCCCGGCGTCGCCGAGGCGGCCGTCACCGGCGAGCCGGACGACGACCTCGGCGAGCGGATCGTCGCGTGGGTCGTGCCGGACGGCGAGCGGCCGTCGGCCGAGGAGCTGGCCGACCACGTCGCGAAACTGCTGGCGCCGCACAAGCGGCCACGAGTCGTGCGGTACCTGGAAGCGTTGCCGCGCAACGACATGGGCAAGATCCTGAAGCGGGCGCTGGGATGA
- the tsaB gene encoding tRNA (adenosine(37)-N6)-threonylcarbamoyltransferase complex dimerization subunit type 1 TsaB — protein MLVLAIDTSTPAVTAGIVAVDQAELTTRGDRVTVDARAHGELITPHALAAAEAAGVTLRDLDAIVCGVGPGPFTGLRAGMATAAALSHALGIPAYPVCSLDAIAADVVKTESPFLVLTDARRREVYWAAYDAAGARVDGPNVQRPAEVETTVRVAAGDGALLYAEAVGVTPIEPRFPSPAGLVSAARAALLSGAAPEPLTPLYLRRPDAVEPTGRKRVTAP, from the coding sequence GTGTTAGTACTGGCGATCGACACCTCGACCCCGGCCGTGACCGCGGGCATCGTCGCCGTGGACCAGGCGGAGCTGACCACCCGCGGCGACCGCGTGACGGTCGACGCGCGTGCCCACGGCGAGCTCATCACGCCGCACGCCCTCGCCGCCGCCGAAGCGGCCGGTGTGACGCTGCGTGACCTCGACGCGATCGTCTGCGGCGTCGGCCCCGGCCCGTTCACCGGCCTGCGCGCGGGCATGGCGACCGCCGCGGCGCTGTCCCACGCGCTCGGCATCCCCGCGTACCCGGTGTGCAGCCTGGACGCGATCGCCGCTGACGTGGTCAAGACCGAGAGCCCGTTCCTCGTGCTCACCGACGCCCGCCGCCGCGAGGTCTACTGGGCCGCGTACGACGCCGCCGGCGCCCGGGTGGACGGGCCGAACGTCCAGCGTCCGGCCGAGGTCGAGACCACCGTGCGCGTGGCCGCGGGCGACGGCGCGCTGCTGTACGCCGAAGCCGTCGGCGTGACCCCGATCGAGCCGCGGTTCCCGTCGCCGGCCGGGCTGGTCTCCGCGGCGCGCGCGGCCCTGCTGTCCGGCGCGGCGCCCGAGCCGCTGACGCCGCTGTACCTGCGTCGCCCGGATGCCGTCGAGCCCACCGGCCGCAAGCGGGTGACCGCGCCGTGA
- the rimI gene encoding ribosomal protein S18-alanine N-acetyltransferase, whose translation MKLDQLRRSDVRRCAEIEEILFPGDDPWSARAFHSELDQGHYYLAARSDDGTELLGYAGLAVVGRRGDYEASVHTIGVVPEAQGQGIGKALLRALLEKADELKAPVFLEVRTDNATAVGLYERHGFQKLGVRKRYYQPSGADAFTMARPAQAPARDEVAG comes from the coding sequence GTGAAGCTCGACCAGCTGCGCCGCAGCGACGTCCGCAGGTGCGCGGAGATCGAGGAGATCCTCTTCCCCGGCGACGACCCGTGGAGCGCCCGCGCGTTCCACTCCGAGCTGGACCAGGGCCACTACTACCTCGCCGCGCGCTCGGACGACGGCACGGAGCTGCTCGGCTACGCGGGCCTCGCCGTCGTCGGGCGGCGCGGGGACTACGAGGCGAGCGTGCACACCATCGGCGTGGTGCCGGAGGCGCAGGGCCAGGGCATCGGCAAGGCGCTGCTGCGCGCGCTGCTGGAGAAGGCCGACGAGCTGAAGGCGCCGGTGTTCCTCGAGGTCCGCACGGACAACGCCACCGCCGTCGGCCTGTACGAGCGGCACGGTTTTCAGAAGCTCGGCGTCCGGAAACGCTACTACCAGCCCTCCGGCGCCGACGCGTTCACCATGGCCCGCCCCGCGCAGGCCCCGGCGCGAGACGAGGTGGCCGGCTGA
- the tsaD gene encoding tRNA (adenosine(37)-N6)-threonylcarbamoyltransferase complex transferase subunit TsaD produces MSRIIMGIESSCDETGVGLVRLSDDGAVELLADEVASSVDQHARFGGVVPEVASRAHLEAMVPTAERAFATAGLKLSDVDAIAVTAGPGLAGALLVGVSAAKAYSAALDVPLYGVNHLAGHIAVDTLQHGPLPSPVLALLVSGGHTQLLRVDDIASKITELGSTVDDAAGEAYDKVARVLDLPYPGGPPIDKAAREGNPSAIAFPRGMTGPRDAKFDFSFSGLKTAVARWVENAERGGAEVPVNDVAASFQEAVADVLTAKAVRAAKDQGIGTLVISGGVAANSRLSSLAAERCAAAGIELRVPRPRLCTDNGAMIAALGAHVVAADRPVAPLDFSANPALPVDVISL; encoded by the coding sequence ATGTCGCGCATCATCATGGGGATCGAGAGCTCCTGCGACGAGACCGGCGTCGGCCTCGTCCGGCTGTCCGACGACGGCGCGGTCGAGCTGCTCGCGGACGAGGTCGCCTCGAGCGTCGACCAGCACGCGCGCTTCGGCGGCGTGGTGCCGGAGGTCGCGAGCCGCGCGCACCTGGAGGCCATGGTGCCGACGGCCGAGCGGGCGTTCGCGACCGCGGGCCTGAAACTGTCCGATGTGGACGCCATCGCGGTGACCGCCGGGCCGGGCCTGGCTGGTGCGCTGCTGGTGGGCGTCTCGGCGGCGAAGGCGTACTCGGCGGCGCTCGACGTGCCGCTGTACGGCGTGAACCACCTGGCCGGCCACATCGCGGTGGACACGCTGCAGCACGGGCCGCTGCCCTCGCCGGTGCTGGCACTGCTCGTCTCGGGCGGGCACACGCAGTTGCTGCGGGTGGACGACATCGCGTCGAAGATCACCGAGCTGGGGTCCACTGTGGACGACGCGGCGGGGGAGGCCTACGACAAGGTCGCGCGGGTGCTGGACCTGCCGTACCCCGGTGGCCCGCCGATCGACAAGGCCGCCCGTGAGGGCAACCCGTCCGCGATCGCGTTCCCGCGGGGCATGACCGGACCGCGGGACGCGAAGTTCGACTTCTCGTTCTCGGGCCTGAAAACGGCGGTCGCGCGCTGGGTGGAGAACGCCGAGCGGGGCGGCGCCGAGGTCCCGGTGAACGACGTCGCGGCGTCGTTCCAGGAGGCGGTGGCCGACGTGCTGACCGCCAAGGCCGTGCGCGCCGCGAAGGACCAGGGCATCGGCACGCTGGTGATCTCCGGCGGGGTCGCGGCGAACTCCCGGCTGTCCTCGCTGGCGGCGGAGCGCTGTGCCGCCGCGGGCATCGAGCTGCGCGTGCCCCGTCCTCGCCTGTGCACGGACAACGGCGCGATGATCGCGGCGCTGGGCGCGCACGTCGTCGCGGCGGACCGGCCGGTGGCCCCGCTGGACTTCTCGGCCAACCCGGCCCTGCCGGTCGACGTGATCTCGCTCTAG